AAATCCGGGTCTCGTCCTCAGCTTCCGCTAGCTTATTGTACACACACACTGACAATTGTTCGCAGATTTTCTCATTGTTCTTCACTTCTTCCTTACTCCCATGTATGACTGCTTAAAATGACTCCCGGGGATTAGGGTTTCTGATTCCCAATTGAAAGAACAAAAGAGTTACCATCAAACCGGGAACTTGGGGCCGGAAGGTGACTGTGATAACCGATTTGATCGGAATTATGTGGCACGAAGCGAGGCGGTCGGAGAAAAAGGTACATGACATGATGGACGCGGCTCGGAAGCGGGCCCAGAGACGCGCTGTCTACCTGGCTAAGAGGCGCGGCGACCCGCAGCAGTCTATCCAAGCCGTCGGATCTCGCTGCCGTATCTATCGTGACGATGCTCTCTACCACGCCACCCAGGATCAGCAGGGCCTGTATGAATCATTTACTCTTATTATATTCTCATTTCTCCTAGGACTACAATTTCCCCTTATTGAATTCCTGCATATAGCGAGCAGTTTTATGTTTTCTTTTACGTTTCTAAGGATTTGGTAACTGGAAAGTGGaatatattttttctatatTTGTATTAGATTAGCGTTATATTTTGTGTGTGGCTGTGGATGTCATTTGTTGAATGTGAAAGTTGGCAGATTCGAGTAATGCCCTGGTGCGCGTGGTGGTCTATGTGAGTTGGTGACTGGTGAAACTATGAGAGTTGGGAACTGCATGTTGTGCTGTGTTAAGAAATTGAAAAGGGATAGTATATTAGTATGTATTGTTGGACCTTTGTACCTATTTTGCGTTTGCTTTGTAAATTAGGTGGCCTTGACCTATCTTGGAAAGAAGTTCTACCATAGCTTCTGTTTTCGACTAAAGGATACTGCTTTAGTAAATAAATTGTCTAGGTGTGTTTCTGGAAGCTTGGTTTATATCAAAATATGCATATCAATGCGGGAGGGAGTTTATTTTTTGAAGCTTCTTTTCTTTGGTTCTTTACTTTGTGTATGCAAAGTACTTCAGGTTGTTTCTGACTTGATCATTTTGACTTATGACATAAATCTAACCTTTATGCTGTCCTTTTGACCAGGATTCCGTGGAACGGAAAGCAGGATATTTTGATTGACAGGTACTTAAAACTTTGTGATCTGACTATTTTTGCTAAGTAGGAATGGGGTTGACAAGCTGGACTGCGTATTTACTGGTCTAACTGATCTAATTCCTTGTTAACAGATTTGATGGTCGTGCTTTGCTTGATTTTATTAGAGATTCTAGTTCGAGACATATTCGGGTTCCTGAGAAGtctgaagaagaggaagaattagAAGAGTTTGTTAATTTTGAGCGTTATCGGGATTTAATTAAGCATCGGCGTAGAGGATGTCGGTactttttggaatttttgatgATCTATTAAATATATGGCATTATAAATAGCATATGTCAACCTTCAAATTTTTCTGTCCTTTGGGATTCAATTATGCAAAGTAGTGAATTCATGCTATGCTCTCCATTGTTCTTAGTGTTGGATACCACATCCAGTCAAAAGATGACAACTTACTGCACTTCTTTGAGCTAACACTTCCTACTGACAGTTGCCGATGATGAAGCTTTGCAACATGTTGATCAAGAGATTGAGGCTAAGATCAACCCTTTTGGATCAGACAGGTTCAAGTTTATTTGTCTACTGTATTTGCCTGCAACATCATCGTGACTTACAATTATGCGCTTAGTTAGTTCCTTTGAGGATATAGACCTTTCTTTTGCTGTACCATTGTGAGAAATTCAAAGTTGCTACTGGTACCAATAATCTTTGACTACGGgataagaaaggaaaacaagaaggGATGAAGGGGCATGCTGAAAAAGAATTTGGCTATACTGGTTTGTATGACCGGTTATGTGTTCAGTAATATTGTGAAATGTTGAGTTATTGTAGTGACCTTGGGTTTTGAGTCCATTGAAAATAGTgaaacttttgatttttgtatttattctGTAATTAATGTTGGTTGGCATGTTTCTTAGTGGATCTTTTGATAGAACTTTATTACAACAATAAACTTTTTTCAAACGTGGGCAGGAGTTCTTTATGGTAACTCTGTAAGCAGCTGTATATATCTCGAATTGTGAAGCTGCAATGTCATGATTCTAGTTATTTATGTACACGTTTACTTTGTATTTAAGTATTTTTGATGTGTGTATTGTTTTCCAAATGATATAGATCTCATCCTCCCCAGCCAGTGGCAAACAAGGGGTCATATTCACAAGTTGGTTTCTCTTATGATGGAGATGGGAAAGAGGAAACCCACGACTCAGATGGTGAGGAAGAGGATGAAGATGAAGacgatgaagatgatgatgagtTTAACAGTGATGACAGCAATGATGTGGGAATGGAGTCAATTGCAAAGGAATTTGGTGTTAAGCGCTATGGATGGCTTGTATACATGGATAAGAAGgctaaagaagaagaaaggaggcaGAAAGAAGTTATCAAGGGAGATCCTGCAATTGTAAGTTTTCCAAAAGCTTGGGTTATGATAGAAGGATGCAATATATGGATATATCTTTCAGTCTCTCCTGATAACATTGGATTTTGCAGAGGAAGCTGAGTCGGAAGGAAAGAAGAAAGGCTTCTCAGATGGAAagagaaagggaaagagaagCATCTCGCATTACTGGTACTAGAGTACTTCACCGTGATCCTTACCGGTGAGCACCCTGAATTTCTTTTTGTGTAGTTATTGGAATAAGGATCAAAGGGAGAAGTTCTTATATTGGATTGTGTTTGTTATATCCTTTGCTTGCAATTTTCAGCGAGTCCAGAAGAAGCCCTACTTATGAAGCTTATTCACGTTCTAGACGGTGAGTTTATGCTTATGGTGATGTCGTACTTTTGAATGAAGTGGTACTTATGCAATACTAGTAAACCTGTATTATTTTGTCAGGTCAAGGTCAAGGTCTAGATCTTACTCACCTTCCCACTCAAGGCGCAATGCTCGTGGAATGCATTCTGATGATGTTCATCGAAGCAAAGATAGAGCTCCTAAGATAGAGTATATAACAGAGTTTGGAGGGTCTGATGGAAACGAACCAAAATTTGAAGGATATTCTCCACCACCATCTCCTCCAACCCAAGCTGATGCACTGAACCGGTCGGAGCACTCGACCTTTAATTCTTGCAAAG
The genomic region above belongs to Coffea arabica cultivar ET-39 chromosome 7c, Coffea Arabica ET-39 HiFi, whole genome shotgun sequence and contains:
- the LOC113698446 gene encoding uncharacterized protein yields the protein MWHEARRSEKKVHDMMDAARKRAQRRAVYLAKRRGDPQQSIQAVGSRCRIYRDDALYHATQDQQGLIPWNGKQDILIDRFDGRALLDFIRDSSSRHIRVPEKSEEEEELEEFVNFERYRDLIKHRRRGFADDEALQHVDQEIEAKINPFGSDRSHPPQPVANKGSYSQVGFSYDGDGKEETHDSDGEEEDEDEDDEDDDEFNSDDSNDVGMESIAKEFGVKRYGWLVYMDKKAKEEERRQKEVIKGDPAIRKLSRKERRKASQMEREREREASRITGTRVLHRDPYRESRRSPTYEAYSRSRRSRSRSRSYSPSHSRRNARGMHSDDVHRSKDRAPKIEYITEFGGSDGNEPKFEGYSPPPSPPTQADALNRPSSGRILEALHVDPASGVSLDKEKNAKLLKPPASTSSALAKLSKATSSGSLTKQQVEKKETPQERLKRIMSKQLNKQIKKDTAVEMAKKREQERQRLEKLAETSRVSRYRHRSRSRSYSRSPSRRYRRSRSRSRGGDSQQRRSRSRSRSLSGSSSSSPHSHSHSRSRSQSRSYSSSRSHSRSISRSGSPRARRRSRY